The stretch of DNA GAGAAAATCAGGGCAATCACCAAGCGCAACAGAGGGGTGAGCCTCGGACAGGTTATCGCCGAGCTGAAACCAGTATTGCGCGGGTGGTTAACCTATTTTCAGCATGCAAAATGCCGTGGACTTTTACAATCGACCGACCAATGGATACGGCGCAAGTTACGCTGTTTTAGGCTTAAGCAATGTAAAAGGGTGATAACGCTCCAGCGCTTTTTAGAAAGCATGGGGGTCAAGGAATGGCAAAGCTGGATTTTAGCGCTTTCGGGCAAAGGTCATTGGCGGAAAGCAAAATGCCCACAAGCCAATCAGGCTATGAGCATTTTATGGTTTGAGGAGCAAGGCTTGTACAACCTTGTATTAAAATACGAACGTTTAACCAATTTAAGGAAACCGCCGTGTGCGAGAGCATGCACGGTGGTGTGAGAGGGCGGGGGAGCAATCCCCCTACCTACTCGATTTATCATCTGCTTCGAAAAAACATCAGATCTGTTTCTATCTTTATACTTTGGCGTTGATGGCTTCTACCGGATCGAGTTTTGATGCCGTATAGGCAGGTATGAAACCGGAAATAATCCCGATTGCAGCCGAAATGCTAAGACCGGTAATTACGTTA from Williamwhitmania taraxaci encodes:
- a CDS encoding group II intron maturase-specific domain-containing protein — its product is EKIRAITKRNRGVSLGQVIAELKPVLRGWLTYFQHAKCRGLLQSTDQWIRRKLRCFRLKQCKRVITLQRFLESMGVKEWQSWILALSGKGHWRKAKCPQANQAMSILWFEEQGLYNLVLKYERLTNLRKPPCARACTVV